The following proteins are encoded in a genomic region of Coregonus clupeaformis isolate EN_2021a chromosome 14, ASM2061545v1, whole genome shotgun sequence:
- the LOC121581538 gene encoding protein Wnt-3a, which produces MPSVAEGVKIGIQECQHQFRGRRWNCTTINDKAIFGPVLDKATRESAFVHAIASAGVAFAVTRSCAEGSATICGCDTRHKGPPGEGWKWGGCSEDVEFGSMVSREFADARENRPDARSAMNRHNNEAGRTVRHFLSLSCKCHGLSGSCEVKTCWWSQPDFRVIGDYMKDKYDSASEMVTLRSKYNFFKPPTERDLVYYESSPNFCEPNPETGSFGTRDRSCNLTSHGIDGCDLLCCGRGHNTQTEKRKEKCHCIFHWCCYVSCQECVRVYDVHTCK; this is translated from the exons ATGCCCAGTGTGGCAGAAGGGGTGAAGATCGGCATCCAGGAGTGCCAGCATCAATTCAGGGGCCGTCGCTGGAACTGCACCACCATCAACGACAAGGCCATCTTCGGACCAGTGCTGGACAAAG CCACGCGTGAGTCAGCATTTGTTCATGCCATCGCATCAGCTGGTGTGGCGTTCGCAGTGACCCGGTCCTGTGCGGAGGGTTCGGCCACCATCTGTGGTTGTGACACGCGCCACAAGGGCCCGCCCGGTGAGGGCTGGAAGTGGGGTGGCTGCAGCGAGGACGTGGAGTTCGGCAGCATGGTGTCCCGGGAGTTTGCAGACGCCCGTGAGAACCGGCCCGATGCGCGCTCCGCCATGAACCGCCACAACAACGAGGCGGGACGAACAGTGagacattttctctctctctct TGTAAGTGCCACGGCCTGTCCGGCAGCTGTGAGGTGAAGACGTGCTGGTGGTCCCAGCCTGACTTCAGAGTGATCGGAGACTACATGAAGGACAAGTATGACAGCGCTTCAGAGATGGTG ACGTTGAGAAGCAAGTACAACTTCTTCAAACCGCCCACGGAGCGAGACCTGGTTTACTACGAGAGCTCACCCAACTTCTGCGAGCCCAACCCAGAAACAGGCTCGTTCGGGACACGCGATCGCTCCTGTAACTTGACGTCGCACGGCATTGACGGCTGCGACTTGCTATGCTGTGGCCGGGGACACAACACCCAGACGGAGAAACGAAAGGAGAAGTGCCACTGTATCTTCCACTGGTGCTGCTACGTCAGCTGCCAGGAGTGTGTTCGAGTCTACGATGTTCACACCTGCAAATAG